One part of the Anopheles coustani chromosome 2, idAnoCousDA_361_x.2, whole genome shotgun sequence genome encodes these proteins:
- the LOC131267182 gene encoding coatomer subunit epsilon has protein sequence MSRQNNEVSELIDVENAFYIGNYQTCINECNKISKPSLEKDVYMYRSYIAQNKYRVVLDEIKSSDETPLLALRYLAEYLSNATRKEAVVSIFDEKFQGDINAVDVIWIIAGAIVYINEESYETAMKILAGNFNLECMSLHLHCLLKMYRVDLAKQVFATMQEKDDDATLTQLSQAWLNIQIGGEKLQDAYFIFQDLCDKFSPTLLLLNGQAVCYIGQQKYDDAEQVLRECLNRDPNNYDTLINLLALSQQKDKNSSQFNRYLSQILDDHKNSSLANAYNKRQSEFDRLVLQFGPSNTKPVDEIVA, from the exons ATGAGCCGACAGAATAACGAAGTGTCGGAGTTGATCGATGTTGAGAATGCATTTTACATCGGCAATTACCAGACATGTATCAACGAGTGCAACAAAATTTCG AAACCATCCCTGGAGAAGGACGTCTATATGTACCGATCCTACATCGCCCAAAACAAATACCGTGTTGTTTTGGACGAAATAAAATCCTCTGACGAAACGCCTCTGCTTGCATTACGATATCTGGCAGAGTATTTATCCAACGCCACTCGGAAGGAAGCAGTTGTTTCAATCTTCGATGAAAAATTCCAAGGCGATATCAACGCTGTGGATGTTATCTGGATCATTGCTGGAGCAATTGTTTACATCAACGAAGAGTCTTATGAAACTGCCATGAA AATTCTGGCTGGTAATTTCAATCTGGAATGCATGTCGTTGCATTTGCATTGCCTTTTGAAAATGTACCGCGTCGATTTGGCCAAACAAGTTTTCGCAACTATGCAAGAAAAGGATGACGACGCAACGCTCACCCAGCTGTCCCAAGCTTGGTTGAACATTCAAATT GGGGGCGAAAAATTACAGGACGCCTACTTCATCTTTCAAGATCTGTGCGATAAATTTTCGCCGACCCTTCTATTGTTGAACGGTCAAGCGGTTTGTTACATCGGCCAGCAAAAGTATGACGACGCGGAGCAAGTTTTACGCGAATGTCTGAACCGCGATCCAAACAACTACGACACCCTGATCAATCTTCTGGCACTATCCCAGCAGAAGGATAAGAATAGCAGTCAGTTCAATCGTTATCTGTCCCAGATTTTGGATGACCACAAGAATAGTAGCCTCGCAAATGCGTACAATAAGCGACAGTCGGAATTTGATCGCCTTGTGCTACAATTCGGTCCATCGAATACAAAACCCGTGGATGAAATAGTCGCCTAA